In Pseudomonas grandcourensis, the DNA window AGGCTGTCGTGCATACCGTTCACCGAACCGTTCGAGGCAGCAGTGGTGGTCACCGACCACAACACTGTGGCGGTAGTGCCGAAGCGCGCTTCCTTGCCTTCGAGCGGCGCAGTCTGTTCGACGGCGACATTGTTCAGGGCCGGGTTCGGCTGGTATTCAGCCCACAACGAGGTGGCGCCGCCGATCAGGAACAACGCCAGCATGCAGGCGATGATCGCCCGGCTCTGGCGCAGGTCCTTCACGTAATGGCCGAAGGTGAACACCAGCGCGACGGGGATCAGAATGATCGAGGCCATTTCGAACAGATTGCTCCAGGCCGTCGGGTTCTCGAACGGATGCGCCGAGTTCACGCCGAAGAAACCACCACCGTTGGTGCCCAGTTGCTTGATCGCAATCTGACTGGCAGCAGGTCCCAGCGGTATCACCTGGTCAACACCCTGCATCGTCACCGCATTTACGTACTGCGCGAAGGTTTGCGGCACGCCCTGCCAGACCAGATACAGCGCCAGCATCACGCACAGCGGCAGCAAGCCGTAGAGGGTGGCACGGGTCATGTCGACCCAGAAGTTGCCCAGGGTCCGGGTGGACTTGCGACCGATGCCGCGACACAGCGCGACCAGTACCGCCAGGCCGGTGGCGGCGCTGACGAAGTTCTGCACGGTGAGGCCGACCATCTGGCTCAAGTAGCTCAGGGACGCTTCGCCGCTGTAGGCCTGCCAGTTGGTGTTGGTCATGAAGCTGACAGCGGTGTTGAACGCCAGCGTCCACTCCTGACCCGGCAGGTTCTGCGGGTTCAGCGGCAGGTGGTCCTGGAACAGCAGGATCGCGAACAGCAGCAGGAAACCCGCGAGGTTGAAGGCGAGCAAGGCCAGCGTGTATTTCTGCCAGCTCTGTTCGGCCTGCGGATCGACGCCGGCCAGACGATAACAACCGCGTTCGACCGGACCGAGAACCGGCGTCAGCCAGGTGCGCTGCCCTTCCATCACCTTGTAGTAGAAGCGCCCGAGAAACGGCGCCGGGACCAATACCAGGGCGAAAAACCCGAGGATCAGCCAATAGTCATAACTGTGCATAGCCGCTCCTAGTTCCGGTCCGCGCGCAGCAGCGCAACCAACAGATAAATGAACAGCCCCACTGCCAGCAGCAGCGACACCCCATCCAGAACGCTCATGGAAGTTCTCCGTGTTACGGCGTATTGCCGCGTGTGGAGTCATTGTCGGAAAGGAGGCTGTAAAGGAACGAGACCGAGGGTGCCTGCGGGGCATAAAGAAAGCGTAAAGAGTGGGTTTATGGCTTTGTTACAGCGAGGGTTGATGGCGGATGCAAGCTCGCTCCCACATTTGAGATGCGTCAGCCCATATGACATGGCTCCACTGTGGGAGCGAGCTTGCTCGCGATGGCGGCAAAACAGACAAAAACGCACCCAACTGGCGCATCAAAAAGCATGCATCCAGCAGCGATCAT includes these proteins:
- the kdpA gene encoding potassium-transporting ATPase subunit KdpA, giving the protein MHSYDYWLILGFFALVLVPAPFLGRFYYKVMEGQRTWLTPVLGPVERGCYRLAGVDPQAEQSWQKYTLALLAFNLAGFLLLFAILLFQDHLPLNPQNLPGQEWTLAFNTAVSFMTNTNWQAYSGEASLSYLSQMVGLTVQNFVSAATGLAVLVALCRGIGRKSTRTLGNFWVDMTRATLYGLLPLCVMLALYLVWQGVPQTFAQYVNAVTMQGVDQVIPLGPAASQIAIKQLGTNGGGFFGVNSAHPFENPTAWSNLFEMASIILIPVALVFTFGHYVKDLRQSRAIIACMLALFLIGGATSLWAEYQPNPALNNVAVEQTAPLEGKEARFGTTATVLWSVTTTAASNGSVNGMHDSLNPLSGMVALVNMMVGEVIFGGVGAGLYGMLLNVLIAVFLAGLMIGRTPEYLGKKLQAREVQLLVVTLMVMPIGVLVLGAIAASLPGPVAAVSNPGPHGFSQLLYAYTSASANNGSAFAGFGANTPFHNLMLGLGMLIGRFGYILPVLALAGSLAMKKTAPIGQNSFPTHGPLFVTLLTVTILLVGGLTFLPTLALGPIAEHLSMGF
- the kdpF gene encoding K(+)-transporting ATPase subunit F gives rise to the protein MSVLDGVSLLLAVGLFIYLLVALLRADRN